One Schistocerca nitens isolate TAMUIC-IGC-003100 chromosome 1, iqSchNite1.1, whole genome shotgun sequence DNA segment encodes these proteins:
- the LOC126200636 gene encoding uncharacterized protein LOC126200636: MKMEPKKRSYPKTTSKKTSSRDVTFSYNVRICSIEVMICKEAFLTVHGLQIHARRVRNLQHQMKQGFAVPKEDGRGKHGNYPHKFQDEAVQSVREFLNAIPKYNSHYSRQQNPNKVYLDCDLTIASLFQDKYSEYCKEKQVPAVSESKFREIFVSEFNIGFKLPKSDTCSKCDGFLIAINNPELCAEEVTEKKLQ, encoded by the exons ATGAAAATGGAACCAaaaaagcggag ctatccaaaaacGACTTCCAAGAAAACgtcatccagggatgttacattttcttataatgtgaggaTATGCAGTatagaagtcatgatctgcaaggaagctttcctaacggttcatggcttacagatacatgcacgaagagtgaggaatttgcaacatcaaatgaagcagggatttgcagtgccaaaagaagatggaagag gaaaacatggaaactacccacataaatttcaagacgaagctgTACAAAGTGTTAGAGAGTTTCTCAATGCCATACcaaaatataacagtcattacagtaggcaacagaaccccaataaagtgtatctggattgtgatctcacaattgcttccttatttcaagataaatactcagaatactgcaaggaaaagcaggttcctgcagtatctgaaagtaaattcagagaaattttcgtatctgaatttaacataggcttcaaactaccaaaaagtgacacctgttcaaaatgtgatggatttctaattgcaataaataacccagaattatgtgcagaagaagtcacagaaaagaaactaCAATaa